A genomic region of Pirellulales bacterium contains the following coding sequences:
- the asnB gene encoding asparagine synthase (glutamine-hydrolyzing), which yields MPHFPCANEFPRQGIGGGRLCGIFGVWCPDGRPVDELAVQRSRDTLMNRGPDDAGTWIKNNVALAQRRLAIIDLSPNGRMPMTGEAEDVWVTYNGEIYNFQELRAELIAAGHKFRSETDSEVIVHAYEEWQEACFARFDGMFAIAVWDVRRQRMVLARDPHGKKPLFYYHRPGKLLVFGSTLRCVSAWPDVPREIDESSIYEYIKIGYLHAPRSLMANTYKVRPGHYLVVGREGIEQDVAFWDLAEIACRPAPKFRSEEDLLDQLDAALRLAVRKRLVSDVPLGAFLSGGIDSSLVVALMREVASDRVRTFTIGFTSSEFDESKFAQRVAQHLGVENTVEHMSASDLLAFVPDVIRHYDEPIVDFSLLPTMAISRLARRDVTVVLSGDGGDELFGGYERYLATHFFEHYARFAGHGMRRAISGMHRWLPRERMRRFARLSAAPDAATFFGSFANLGRYAGLGTLIPEDKIGEAPEEAVARFIRGLPGVPATAGAMVYDATHPMIDGILVKVDRATMGFSLEARAPLLDKHLWEMAVGLPLSMKVRGGQKKYLLRKLLYRYLPANLVDRPKMGFTPPLRDWFRNELREQLCDTLNEETVRRRGYFKPAGVQRLLNEHLNGQADHVYSLWALFMLELWMREFIDAPVAVG from the coding sequence TTGCCGCACTTCCCGTGCGCGAACGAATTCCCCAGGCAAGGCATCGGAGGCGGTCGTTTGTGCGGCATTTTTGGGGTCTGGTGTCCTGACGGTCGTCCGGTCGACGAGTTGGCCGTGCAGCGTTCTCGCGACACACTCATGAACCGCGGTCCGGATGACGCCGGCACGTGGATCAAGAACAACGTCGCCCTCGCCCAGCGGCGCTTGGCCATTATCGACTTATCGCCCAACGGCCGCATGCCGATGACGGGCGAAGCCGAGGACGTGTGGGTCACCTACAACGGCGAGATCTACAACTTCCAGGAACTGCGCGCCGAGCTGATCGCGGCCGGCCATAAGTTTCGCAGCGAGACCGACAGCGAAGTGATCGTCCACGCGTACGAAGAATGGCAGGAAGCCTGCTTCGCGCGCTTCGACGGAATGTTTGCCATCGCGGTGTGGGACGTGCGGCGCCAGCGCATGGTGCTGGCGCGCGATCCGCACGGCAAAAAGCCGCTGTTTTATTACCATCGTCCCGGCAAGTTGCTCGTCTTTGGATCGACGCTGCGTTGCGTGTCGGCGTGGCCCGACGTGCCGCGCGAGATCGACGAATCGTCGATCTATGAATACATCAAGATCGGCTACCTGCACGCGCCTCGCAGCCTAATGGCGAACACGTACAAGGTGCGGCCAGGGCATTACCTCGTCGTAGGGCGCGAGGGGATCGAGCAGGATGTTGCCTTTTGGGACCTCGCCGAAATCGCTTGCCGGCCGGCGCCGAAATTTCGCAGTGAAGAGGACTTACTCGATCAGCTTGACGCCGCGCTACGCTTGGCAGTGCGCAAGCGGCTGGTCTCGGACGTGCCACTGGGTGCGTTTTTATCGGGCGGGATCGATTCCAGCCTGGTCGTGGCGCTAATGCGCGAGGTGGCCAGCGACCGGGTGCGGACCTTCACGATTGGTTTCACCAGCTCGGAATTCGACGAAAGCAAATTCGCCCAGCGGGTGGCACAACATCTGGGCGTGGAGAATACGGTCGAGCACATGTCGGCCAGCGACCTGTTGGCCTTCGTGCCGGATGTTATCCGCCATTATGACGAGCCGATCGTCGACTTTTCGCTGCTGCCGACCATGGCCATTTCGCGCTTGGCACGACGCGACGTCACGGTGGTCTTGAGCGGGGACGGCGGCGACGAATTATTCGGCGGTTACGAGCGCTACCTGGCGACGCACTTTTTCGAACATTACGCCCGCTTCGCCGGGCACGGCATGCGGCGGGCGATATCAGGCATGCATCGGTGGCTGCCGCGCGAGCGAATGCGGCGGTTCGCTCGTCTCTCGGCCGCGCCCGATGCAGCGACATTCTTCGGCTCGTTCGCGAACCTGGGGCGGTATGCCGGCCTGGGGACGCTCATCCCCGAAGACAAAATCGGCGAGGCACCTGAGGAAGCCGTGGCGCGCTTCATCCGCGGTTTGCCCGGCGTACCGGCCACAGCGGGAGCGATGGTCTACGACGCCACGCATCCGATGATCGATGGCATCTTGGTCAAAGTGGATCGGGCCACGATGGGATTCTCGCTCGAAGCACGCGCTCCGCTATTAGACAAGCATCTGTGGGAAATGGCCGTTGGGCTGCCACTGTCGATGAAGGTGCGCGGCGGCCAGAAGAAGTATTTGCTGCGGAAGCTGCTCTATCGCTATTTGCCCGCGAATCTGGTCGATCGTCCGAAGATGGGTTTCACGCCCCCCTTACGTGACTGGTTTCGCAACGAGCTGCGTGAGC
- a CDS encoding formyltransferase family protein, with protein sequence MMDQEIRSLRTAWDKWTGIDPLPDLSAAARQLAQADFPAPPAPRTSGDEYRRVKPALKSLTLPLLSELRSALRRGEVKHEIAAWAQTLLTVCEVRKTTIRERLAEGGLSAEQTQQKLFLLVLFFLEYFQKSQDGRYVNVAIKLLEQPWALSASAAMKMLGQQQVPATALLSLSARVATEHGFAEISSDAYHTSICLNRPECNAEHSAAPRQLSKPGKHVVIFCPNRYGLYTLAVTQQLLDAGVKIDAILVRKLLNPMRLVTEFRRDGVRLLKKAWRKLVLRKHAYSPKEYETLPDLLARLKVTETTVDALAAKNGIPAVYCASLNDLVVHQTLDQYRPDLVVFAGGGIVGPETLARAGAGVVNCHMGKLPQYRGMDVVEWPLIENHQDDIGFTVHFMAKGIDTGDILGIFSVDNSQAATVYEYREKFEKLMAVALVDTVVAALNSDLERRSQGLEDGKQYFIVHPRLYQMLRDRYVRNLKRG encoded by the coding sequence ATGATGGACCAGGAGATCCGCTCGCTGCGCACCGCCTGGGATAAATGGACCGGGATCGATCCGCTTCCCGATCTGAGCGCCGCGGCGCGACAGCTCGCCCAGGCCGATTTTCCTGCACCGCCAGCCCCGCGCACGAGTGGCGATGAGTACAGGCGCGTGAAGCCGGCGCTGAAATCGCTCACGCTGCCGCTGTTGTCCGAGTTGCGATCCGCCCTGCGTCGTGGCGAAGTTAAGCACGAAATCGCCGCCTGGGCCCAAACGTTGTTGACCGTCTGCGAAGTGCGCAAGACCACGATCCGAGAGCGGCTGGCCGAAGGCGGTCTTTCGGCTGAGCAGACTCAGCAAAAGCTCTTTCTGCTGGTCTTGTTCTTTCTGGAATACTTCCAGAAAAGCCAGGACGGTCGTTACGTGAACGTGGCTATCAAACTACTCGAGCAACCGTGGGCGCTGTCGGCCTCGGCTGCGATGAAAATGCTCGGTCAGCAGCAGGTGCCAGCGACGGCGCTGTTATCGCTCTCGGCCCGCGTGGCGACCGAACATGGCTTTGCCGAGATCTCGAGCGATGCCTATCACACCTCGATCTGCCTGAATCGCCCGGAATGCAATGCCGAGCATTCGGCGGCGCCGCGTCAGCTATCCAAGCCGGGCAAGCACGTCGTCATTTTTTGCCCCAACCGGTACGGCCTGTACACGCTAGCCGTGACGCAGCAACTGCTCGACGCCGGCGTCAAGATCGACGCGATCCTGGTGCGCAAGCTGCTGAATCCGATGCGGTTGGTAACTGAATTTCGCCGCGACGGGGTGCGCCTGCTAAAAAAGGCCTGGCGGAAGCTTGTCCTGCGCAAACATGCTTACAGCCCCAAAGAATACGAAACGCTGCCCGACCTTCTGGCCCGACTGAAAGTCACCGAAACCACGGTCGATGCGCTAGCCGCGAAAAACGGCATTCCCGCCGTTTATTGCGCCAGCCTGAACGATCTGGTGGTCCATCAGACGCTCGACCAATATCGGCCTGATCTGGTCGTCTTCGCCGGCGGAGGAATCGTTGGCCCCGAAACGCTCGCCCGGGCTGGCGCTGGCGTGGTGAACTGCCACATGGGAAAGTTGCCGCAATACCGCGGCATGGACGTGGTCGAATGGCCGCTGATCGAGAACCATCAGGACGACATCGGCTTTACCGTCCATTTCATGGCCAAGGGGATCGACACCGGCGATATCCTGGGAATTTTCTCGGTCGATAATAGCCAGGCCGCGACGGTCTACGAATATCGCGAGAAATTCGAGAAGCTGATGGCCGTCGCCCTGGTCGATACCGTGGTCGCAGCGTTGAATAGCGATCTCGAACGGCGCAGCCAGGGGCTGGAGGATGGCAAGCAATACTTCATCGTTCATCCCCGCTTGTACCAAATGCTGAGGGATCGTTACGTACGCAACCTGAAGCGCGGCTGA